In Geobacillus kaustophilus, a genomic segment contains:
- the tnpC gene encoding IS66 family transposase, which produces MLTVQQAVLTVESLISKVQQQKQLIHQLIQENEHLRQENKQLRKENEQLKYRVQELEARTKKNSSNSHLPPSSDRFEKKRSSREPSGKKPGGREGHEGTTLRQVEHPHHRVVHRVDTCQGCGSSLRDVKPFKVDVRQVFDLPLVTMEVTQHEREVKSCPHCRCVQQAEFPSHVTNHVQYGPRITALVVYLYNIQMIPYQRLRDMMEELYQHPISTGTLVNMVKRGREALEPNMDIIEEALLQSDILHVDETSLRIDGKQAWVHVACTSAYTYLAPHASRGKKATDEIGILPRYKGTMMHDAFGTYPRYTEATHALCHAHHLRGLKGFIEQGHTWAKRMTTFLLNAKQVVEQHGGFLPEEEAKRWEHVYDRILEKANHQLEGMTPLPKKALSFVRRLQKRKEEVLRFLREAHVPFDNNQAERDLRMVKVKENISGTFRQETFAQSFCIARSIVSTLTKHEKNVWDSLCLLLTGETIDRVLSAT; this is translated from the coding sequence ATGTTGACGGTACAACAAGCTGTATTGACGGTTGAAAGCTTAATCAGCAAAGTCCAACAACAAAAACAGCTCATTCATCAACTCATTCAAGAAAATGAACATTTGCGTCAAGAAAACAAACAGCTACGCAAAGAAAATGAACAACTGAAGTATCGCGTTCAAGAGCTGGAAGCACGCACGAAAAAAAACAGCTCTAATAGCCATCTGCCCCCATCTTCTGACCGTTTTGAGAAAAAGCGTTCCTCCCGCGAGCCGTCTGGCAAAAAGCCTGGCGGACGGGAGGGACATGAGGGAACGACGCTCCGTCAAGTGGAACATCCACATCATCGTGTCGTCCATCGCGTAGATACGTGTCAAGGATGCGGGTCTTCTTTGCGTGACGTAAAACCGTTCAAAGTCGATGTCCGTCAAGTGTTTGATCTGCCTCTCGTGACGATGGAAGTGACACAACATGAACGCGAAGTGAAATCATGTCCACATTGCCGATGCGTGCAACAAGCCGAGTTCCCATCACACGTCACCAATCATGTGCAATATGGTCCACGGATCACGGCGCTTGTCGTGTATTTATACAACATACAAATGATTCCATATCAACGTTTACGTGACATGATGGAAGAGCTATATCAACATCCGATCAGCACAGGAACACTTGTCAATATGGTCAAACGAGGTCGCGAAGCACTCGAACCAAACATGGACATCATCGAGGAAGCATTGCTTCAATCGGACATCTTGCATGTCGATGAAACGAGCTTGCGGATCGATGGCAAACAGGCCTGGGTTCATGTCGCCTGTACATCCGCATATACGTACTTAGCTCCTCACGCTTCTCGTGGAAAGAAAGCAACCGATGAAATCGGGATTCTTCCACGATATAAAGGAACGATGATGCATGATGCATTCGGTACATACCCGAGATACACCGAAGCCACACATGCCCTTTGTCATGCCCATCATTTACGTGGCTTGAAAGGATTCATCGAACAAGGGCATACATGGGCAAAACGGATGACCACGTTTCTATTAAATGCCAAACAAGTGGTCGAACAACATGGTGGCTTTCTTCCTGAAGAAGAAGCGAAACGTTGGGAGCACGTGTATGATCGCATACTCGAGAAAGCCAACCATCAGTTGGAAGGGATGACACCGTTGCCGAAAAAAGCGCTCTCCTTCGTTCGGCGACTTCAAAAACGAAAGGAAGAAGTGCTGCGCTTTTTGCGTGAAGCTCACGTTCCTTTTGACAACAACCAAGCCGAACGGGATCTTCGCATGGTCAAAGTCAAAGAGAACATCTCGGGTACATTTCGTCAGGAAACGTTCGCGCAGTCGTTTTGCATCGCAAGGAGCATCGTTTCCACACTCACCAAGCACGAAAAAAACGTGTGGGACTCGTTGTGTCTTCTGTTGACAGGCGAAACGATAGATCGTGTTCTTTCCGCTACGTAG
- the pyrE gene encoding orotate phosphoribosyltransferase gives MKHDIAAKLLEIGAVALQPNEPFTWSSGLKSPIYCDNRLTLAYPDVRRTIADGLAELIRTHFREADLIAGTATAGIPHAAWVSERLDLPMCYVRSQAKAHGKGKQIEGKAEPGQRVVVIEDLISTGGSSLTAVRALKEAGCDVLGVAAIFTYGLEKAKQAFAEANLPAYTLTDYNTLIETAVRLGAVSEHDLATLRKWRENPEEWGG, from the coding sequence ATGAAACACGACATCGCCGCCAAATTGCTTGAAATCGGGGCGGTCGCCCTGCAGCCGAACGAACCGTTTACATGGTCCTCGGGCTTGAAATCGCCCATTTATTGCGACAACCGCCTGACGCTCGCTTACCCCGACGTGCGCCGCACGATCGCCGACGGCCTCGCCGAGCTCATCCGCACCCATTTCCGCGAAGCGGACCTCATCGCCGGCACAGCGACCGCCGGCATCCCGCACGCCGCCTGGGTGAGCGAACGGCTTGATCTGCCGATGTGTTACGTCCGCAGCCAAGCAAAAGCGCACGGCAAGGGGAAACAAATCGAAGGAAAAGCCGAACCGGGCCAGCGCGTTGTCGTCATCGAAGATTTGATCTCGACGGGAGGCAGCTCGCTTACGGCCGTCCGCGCCTTGAAAGAGGCCGGCTGCGACGTGCTTGGCGTCGCCGCCATTTTCACGTATGGGCTCGAAAAAGCGAAACAGGCGTTTGCCGAAGCGAATTTGCCTGCCTACACCCTCACCGACTACAACACGCTCATCGAAACGGCCGTCCGCCTTGGCGCCGTCAGCGAACATGATCTGGCGACATTGCGAAAATGGCGGGAGAATCCGGAGGAGTGGGGGGGCTAA
- a CDS encoding IS110-like element ISGka2 family transposase gives MDVIYPRCAGLDVHAETIVACALWEEDGHIQKDIQTFSTFSKGLGDLLEWLEEHGVTHVAMESTGVYWKPVFAFLEGYVDLTLANPQRIKNVPGRKTDVSDAEWIAKLLRHGLVEKSFVPPADIRELRDFTRLRKKWVGQLSSEKNRIQKVLESSNVKLGSVLSDLFGVSGKDILARLLEKGYVDKDELDQCLRGRLKKKKQAVYDSLLGTLTEHELRLLRLLWKHVEELERFIEEVDQHIDRLLEPYREEVELLMTMPGVKKQTAAVIIAEMGTDMSVFETPERAASWTGLSPGNHESAGKRKSTRTTKGNPHLRSALCEAAWSAARSKTHPLSRKFWSLAARCGKKKALIAIARRMLVIIFCMISRKEPFRQPQLI, from the coding sequence ATGGATGTCATCTATCCTCGCTGCGCAGGATTGGATGTTCATGCCGAAACCATCGTCGCCTGTGCGCTATGGGAAGAAGATGGACACATTCAAAAGGACATTCAAACCTTCTCCACGTTCTCGAAGGGACTTGGCGACCTGCTGGAGTGGCTCGAAGAACATGGCGTCACCCATGTCGCCATGGAATCCACCGGCGTGTATTGGAAACCGGTCTTCGCCTTCCTCGAGGGCTATGTCGACTTGACACTGGCCAATCCGCAACGGATCAAAAATGTCCCGGGAAGAAAAACCGATGTCTCTGACGCCGAGTGGATCGCCAAGCTGCTCCGCCATGGACTCGTTGAAAAAAGTTTCGTCCCCCCCGCGGATATTCGCGAATTGCGGGATTTTACCCGCCTCCGCAAAAAGTGGGTCGGACAGTTGAGTTCGGAGAAAAACCGGATTCAAAAAGTGCTCGAGTCTTCCAATGTCAAACTCGGCTCGGTCCTCTCCGATCTCTTCGGCGTTTCCGGAAAAGACATCCTTGCCCGGCTGCTGGAGAAGGGATACGTGGACAAGGACGAGCTGGATCAATGCCTGCGCGGAAGGCTCAAAAAGAAAAAGCAAGCGGTGTACGATTCGCTGCTGGGCACCTTGACCGAACACGAGCTCCGTCTCCTTCGCCTCTTGTGGAAACACGTTGAGGAATTGGAGCGGTTCATCGAAGAAGTCGACCAGCACATCGACCGCCTGCTCGAGCCGTATCGTGAGGAAGTCGAATTGCTGATGACCATGCCCGGAGTGAAAAAACAAACCGCCGCCGTCATCATCGCGGAGATGGGAACCGACATGAGCGTCTTTGAAACGCCGGAACGGGCGGCTTCATGGACGGGTTTGTCCCCCGGCAACCATGAAAGCGCCGGAAAGCGAAAGAGCACGCGCACGACAAAAGGCAATCCCCATCTCCGATCGGCGTTATGCGAGGCGGCATGGTCAGCAGCTCGATCTAAGACGCATCCCTTGTCCCGAAAGTTTTGGTCGTTGGCGGCCCGGTGCGGGAAGAAAAAAGCCCTCATCGCCATTGCTCGGCGGATGTTGGTGATCATCTTTTGCATGATCTCCCGCAAAGAGCCGTTCCGCCAACCACAACTTATTTAG
- a CDS encoding dihydroorotate dehydrogenase — protein sequence MNRLAVELPGLSLKNPIMPASGCFGFGREYAKFYDLSVLGAIMIKATTKEPRFGNPTPRVAETPAGMLNAIGLQNPGLDKVLAEELPWLEQFDVPIIANIAGSTVEEYVEVAEAISKAPNVHALELNISCPNVKKGGIAFGTVPDVAAELTRLVKEVSAVPVYVKLSPNVADIVAMAKAIEQAGADGLTMINTLVGMRIDIKTGRPILANGTGGLSGPAVKPIAIRMIYEVSQAVSIPIIGMGGIQTAEDVLEFFYAGASAVAVGTANFVDPFVCPTIIAELPALLDGLGIGRISECIGRSWKTGAHAVHCRA from the coding sequence ATGAATCGGCTTGCCGTTGAACTGCCGGGTCTTTCGCTCAAAAACCCGATCATGCCGGCGTCCGGCTGTTTCGGGTTTGGCCGCGAGTACGCCAAATTTTATGATTTAAGCGTGTTAGGCGCCATTATGATCAAAGCGACGACAAAAGAGCCGCGCTTTGGCAACCCGACGCCGCGGGTGGCAGAAACGCCGGCTGGGATGTTAAACGCCATCGGCCTGCAAAACCCCGGCCTTGACAAAGTGCTCGCAGAAGAACTGCCGTGGCTTGAACAGTTTGACGTGCCGATCATCGCCAACATCGCCGGCTCGACGGTGGAAGAGTACGTCGAGGTAGCCGAAGCGATTTCCAAAGCGCCCAACGTCCATGCGTTAGAGCTCAACATTTCGTGCCCGAACGTGAAAAAAGGCGGCATCGCGTTCGGCACCGTGCCGGACGTGGCCGCGGAACTGACGCGGCTTGTCAAAGAAGTGTCCGCCGTGCCGGTCTATGTGAAGCTGTCGCCGAACGTCGCCGACATCGTGGCGATGGCGAAAGCGATTGAACAAGCGGGCGCCGATGGGTTGACGATGATCAACACGCTCGTTGGCATGCGCATTGACATAAAAACAGGCCGGCCGATTTTGGCCAACGGCACCGGCGGCTTATCCGGCCCAGCGGTCAAGCCGATCGCCATTCGCATGATTTATGAGGTGAGCCAAGCGGTGTCGATTCCGATCATCGGCATGGGCGGCATTCAAACGGCAGAAGACGTGCTCGAGTTTTTCTACGCCGGCGCGAGCGCCGTCGCCGTCGGAACGGCCAACTTCGTCGATCCGTTCGTCTGCCCGACGATCATCGCCGAACTGCCGGCGCTGTTGGATGGACTCGGAATTGGCCGCATTTCCGAATGCATAGGGAGGAGCTGGAAGACCGGTGCACACGCCGTTCATTGTCGCGCTTGA
- a CDS encoding dihydroorotate dehydrogenase electron transfer subunit, translating to MIGRERMTVASQRLIAERTYELTLSGRLVQEMKQPGQFVHVKAAASADPLLRRPLSLCHIDHKQGQCTIIYRQEGKGTALLTQKQPGDVVDVLGPLGNGFPLEAAPAGGRALLVGGGIGVPPLYELAKQLTKRGVEVVSVLGFQTKAAVFYEEEFAAFGETYVATDDGSYGTAGRVTDVIEARSLEFDVLYACGPKPMLRALAERFPNRPVYLSLEERMGCGVGACFACVCHVPGSETAYKKICSDGPVFRAGEVVL from the coding sequence ATGATCGGCCGCGAACGAATGACGGTCGCAAGCCAGCGGTTGATCGCCGAGCGGACGTATGAATTGACGCTTTCAGGCCGCCTCGTGCAAGAGATGAAGCAACCGGGCCAGTTCGTCCATGTGAAAGCGGCCGCATCCGCCGATCCGCTCCTGCGCCGCCCGCTCAGCCTTTGCCATATCGACCACAAGCAGGGGCAATGCACAATCATTTACCGCCAGGAAGGGAAAGGCACGGCGCTTCTTACGCAAAAACAGCCGGGCGATGTGGTCGATGTGCTCGGCCCGCTCGGCAACGGCTTTCCGCTCGAGGCCGCGCCGGCGGGCGGCCGGGCGCTGCTAGTCGGCGGCGGCATCGGCGTCCCGCCGCTCTATGAACTGGCAAAACAGCTCACGAAGCGCGGCGTTGAAGTGGTGAGCGTTCTCGGGTTTCAAACGAAAGCGGCGGTCTTTTACGAAGAAGAATTTGCCGCGTTTGGCGAGACGTATGTCGCCACCGATGACGGCTCGTATGGAACAGCCGGGCGCGTCACCGATGTGATCGAAGCGCGCTCGCTCGAGTTTGACGTCTTATACGCCTGTGGCCCGAAGCCGATGCTTCGGGCGCTTGCGGAACGGTTTCCGAACCGGCCGGTGTACTTGTCGCTGGAAGAGCGGATGGGCTGCGGCGTCGGAGCGTGTTTCGCCTGCGTCTGCCATGTGCCGGGAAGCGAGACGGCGTATAAAAAAATATGCAGCGACGGCCCGGTGTTTCGGGCCGGGGAGGTGGTGCTATGA
- the carB gene encoding carbamoyl-phosphate synthase large subunit produces MPKRRDIETILVIGSGPIVIGQAAEFDYAGTQACLALKEEGYKVILVNSNPATIMTDTEIADKVYMEPLTLDFVARIIRKERPDAILPTLGGQTGLNLAVELAKAGVLDECGVEILGTKLEAIEKAEDREQFRALMNELGEPVPESAIIHSLEEAYAFVEQIGYPVIVRPAFTLGGTGGGICTNEEELIEIVSTGLKMSPVHQCLLERSIAGYKEIEYEVMRDANDNAIVVCNMENIDPVGIHTGDSIVVAPSQTLSDREYQLLRNASLKIIRALGIEGGCNVQLALDPDSFRYYVIEVNPRVSRSSALASKATGYPIAKLAAKIAVGLTLDEMINPVTGKTYACFEPALDYVVTKIPRFPFDKFESANRRLGTQMKATGEVMAIGRTFEESLLKAVRSLEIGLHHLELKEASAADDDVMEKRIRKAGDERLFYIAEALRRGVTVETLHEWSQIDRFFLHKIQNIIEMETVLKNHPGDLDVLTKAKALGFSDAAVAALWGQTERDIYALRRQQGIMPVYKMVDTCAAEFTSETPYYYSTYEEENESIVTKKPSVVVLGSGPIRIGQGIEFDYATVHCVWAIKQAGYEAIIINNNPETVSTDFSTSDKLYFEPLTAEDVMHVIDLEQPVGVIVQFGGQTAINLAAELEARGVRLLGTTLEDLDRAEDRDKFEQALSELGIPKPAGKTAVSVEEAAAIAEEIGYPVLVRPSYVLGGRAMEIVYNRGELLHYMEHAVRVNPQHPVLVDRYITGKEVEVDAIADGETVVIPGIMEHIERAGVHSGDSIAVYPPQTLSAEVIDKIADYTIRVARGLRIVGLLNIQFVVSGSDVYVLEVNPRSSRTVPFLSKITGVPMANLATKAILGTKLAEMGYETGVCPVRPGVYVKVPVFSFAKLRNVDISLGPEMKSTGEVIGKDLTFEKALYKGLVASGIHIQPHGAVMLTVADKDKEEAVELARRFADIGYQLLATNGTAETLKAAGIPVTVVNKIHSASPNILDVIRQGKAQVVINTLTKGKQPESDGFRIRREAVENGIPCLTSLDTARAMLQVLESMTFSTTAMTEGLVRS; encoded by the coding sequence ATGCCTAAACGCCGCGACATTGAAACGATTTTAGTCATCGGCTCGGGGCCGATCGTCATCGGCCAGGCGGCCGAGTTCGACTACGCGGGGACGCAAGCGTGCCTCGCTCTAAAAGAAGAAGGATACAAAGTCATTCTTGTGAACTCGAATCCGGCGACGATCATGACCGATACGGAAATCGCCGATAAAGTGTATATGGAGCCGCTGACGCTCGACTTTGTCGCCCGCATTATCCGCAAAGAGCGGCCGGACGCGATTTTGCCGACGCTTGGCGGCCAGACCGGCCTCAACTTGGCGGTGGAACTGGCGAAAGCGGGCGTGTTGGACGAGTGCGGCGTCGAAATTCTCGGCACGAAGCTTGAAGCGATCGAAAAAGCGGAAGACCGCGAACAGTTCCGCGCCCTCATGAACGAGCTTGGCGAGCCGGTGCCGGAAAGCGCGATTATTCACAGCTTGGAAGAGGCATACGCATTTGTCGAACAAATCGGCTATCCGGTCATCGTCCGCCCGGCGTTCACGCTCGGCGGCACGGGCGGCGGCATTTGCACGAACGAAGAAGAATTGATTGAAATCGTCTCGACCGGCTTGAAGATGAGCCCGGTGCACCAATGCCTGCTTGAGCGGAGCATCGCCGGCTACAAGGAGATTGAATACGAAGTGATGCGCGACGCCAACGACAACGCCATCGTCGTCTGCAACATGGAAAACATCGACCCGGTCGGCATTCATACGGGTGACTCGATCGTCGTCGCCCCGAGCCAGACGTTAAGCGACCGCGAATACCAGCTGTTGCGCAACGCATCCTTGAAAATCATCCGCGCGCTTGGCATCGAAGGCGGCTGCAACGTCCAGCTCGCGCTTGACCCGGACAGCTTCCGCTATTACGTCATTGAAGTGAACCCGCGCGTCAGCCGCTCATCGGCGCTGGCGTCAAAAGCGACGGGGTATCCGATCGCGAAACTGGCGGCGAAAATCGCTGTCGGGCTGACGCTTGACGAAATGATCAACCCGGTCACCGGGAAAACGTACGCCTGCTTCGAGCCGGCGCTCGATTATGTCGTGACGAAAATTCCGCGCTTTCCGTTTGACAAATTTGAATCGGCGAACCGCCGCCTTGGCACGCAAATGAAAGCGACCGGCGAAGTGATGGCGATCGGCCGGACGTTCGAAGAATCGCTGTTAAAAGCCGTTCGTTCGCTCGAAATTGGCCTCCACCATCTCGAATTGAAAGAAGCGAGCGCCGCCGACGACGACGTGATGGAAAAACGGATCCGCAAGGCGGGCGATGAACGGCTCTTTTACATCGCCGAGGCGCTCCGCCGCGGGGTGACGGTTGAGACGCTGCATGAATGGAGCCAAATCGACCGCTTTTTCCTGCATAAGATTCAAAACATTATTGAGATGGAAACGGTCTTGAAAAACCACCCGGGCGACCTTGACGTGTTAACGAAAGCGAAAGCGCTTGGGTTCTCGGATGCGGCCGTGGCGGCGCTATGGGGGCAAACGGAGCGCGATATTTACGCGCTGCGCCGCCAACAAGGCATCATGCCGGTGTACAAAATGGTCGATACGTGTGCGGCCGAATTCACGTCGGAAACGCCATACTACTATAGCACGTACGAAGAAGAAAACGAATCAATCGTCACGAAGAAACCGAGCGTGGTCGTTCTTGGCTCCGGCCCGATCCGCATCGGCCAAGGGATCGAATTTGACTACGCGACCGTCCATTGCGTCTGGGCCATTAAGCAGGCCGGCTATGAGGCGATCATCATCAACAACAACCCGGAAACGGTCTCGACCGACTTCAGCACGTCGGACAAACTGTATTTCGAACCGTTGACCGCCGAAGATGTGATGCATGTCATCGATCTCGAGCAACCCGTCGGCGTCATCGTTCAGTTCGGCGGGCAAACGGCCATCAACTTGGCGGCGGAGCTTGAGGCGCGCGGCGTCCGCCTGCTTGGGACGACGCTTGAAGATTTGGACCGCGCCGAAGACCGCGACAAATTTGAACAGGCGCTCTCGGAGCTCGGCATTCCGAAGCCAGCCGGCAAAACGGCCGTTTCGGTCGAAGAAGCGGCCGCCATCGCTGAGGAGATCGGCTATCCGGTGCTCGTCCGCCCTTCGTACGTGCTCGGCGGCCGGGCGATGGAAATTGTGTACAATCGCGGCGAGCTGCTTCATTACATGGAACACGCCGTGCGCGTCAATCCGCAGCACCCGGTGCTTGTCGACCGCTACATCACCGGCAAGGAAGTCGAAGTCGACGCCATCGCTGACGGCGAGACGGTTGTCATCCCCGGGATCATGGAACATATCGAACGGGCCGGCGTCCATTCCGGCGACTCGATCGCCGTCTACCCGCCCCAGACATTAAGCGCGGAAGTGATCGACAAGATCGCGGATTACACGATCCGGGTGGCGCGCGGGCTGCGCATCGTCGGACTGTTGAACATTCAGTTTGTCGTCTCGGGAAGCGACGTCTACGTCTTGGAAGTGAACCCGCGCTCAAGCCGCACGGTGCCGTTTTTAAGCAAAATCACCGGCGTGCCGATGGCGAATCTCGCCACGAAAGCCATTTTAGGGACGAAGCTCGCCGAGATGGGCTATGAGACGGGCGTCTGCCCGGTGCGCCCTGGCGTGTACGTGAAAGTGCCGGTGTTCTCGTTTGCGAAATTGCGCAACGTCGACATTTCGCTCGGCCCGGAAATGAAGTCGACCGGCGAAGTGATCGGCAAGGACCTGACGTTTGAAAAAGCGCTCTATAAGGGGCTTGTCGCCTCGGGCATCCATATCCAGCCGCACGGTGCGGTGATGTTGACGGTGGCTGATAAAGATAAAGAAGAAGCGGTCGAGCTGGCCCGCCGCTTTGCCGACATCGGCTACCAGCTGTTGGCGACGAACGGCACGGCGGAAACGTTGAAAGCCGCCGGCATTCCGGTGACGGTTGTCAATAAAATCCACTCGGCATCGCCGAACATTTTGGATGTCATCCGCCAAGGGAAGGCGCAAGTCGTCATCAACACGCTGACGAAAGGGAAGCAGCCGGAAAGCGACGGCTTCCGCATCCGCCGCGAAGCGGTCGAAAACGGCATCCCGTGCTTGACGTCGCTCGATACGGCCCGGGCGATGCTGCAAGTGCTCGAATCGATGACGTTCTCGACAACGGCGATGACGGAAGGACTGGTGCGCTCATGA
- the pyrF gene encoding orotidine-5'-phosphate decarboxylase, translating to MHTPFIVALDFPSKREVEAFLRPFAGTPLFVKIGMELYYQEGPGIVAFLKEQEHAVFLDLKLHDIPNTVKKAMKGLARVGADLVNVHAAGGRRMMEAALEGLDAGTPSGMRRPLCIAVTQLTSTDERMVRDELWISRPLADTVAHYAALAKESGLDGVVCSAKEAALIKERCGASFLAVTPGIRFADDAAHDQVRVVTPGLARELGADYIVVGRSITRAADPLEAYNRLQHEWNGGERE from the coding sequence GTGCACACGCCGTTCATTGTCGCGCTTGATTTTCCGTCGAAGCGAGAAGTCGAAGCCTTTTTGCGGCCGTTTGCCGGAACGCCGCTGTTTGTCAAAATCGGCATGGAGCTGTACTATCAGGAAGGGCCAGGCATTGTTGCGTTTTTAAAAGAACAAGAACATGCCGTCTTTTTAGACTTAAAACTGCATGATATCCCCAATACCGTGAAAAAGGCCATGAAAGGGCTCGCCCGCGTCGGCGCCGATTTGGTGAACGTCCACGCCGCCGGCGGCCGGCGCATGATGGAAGCCGCCCTGGAAGGGCTTGACGCCGGCACGCCAAGCGGCATGAGGAGGCCGCTCTGCATCGCCGTCACCCAGCTGACGAGCACGGACGAGCGGATGGTGCGGGACGAGCTGTGGATTTCCCGACCGCTTGCGGACACGGTCGCCCATTACGCCGCCTTGGCGAAAGAGAGCGGGCTTGACGGCGTTGTCTGCTCGGCGAAAGAAGCGGCGCTCATTAAAGAACGGTGCGGCGCCTCGTTTCTCGCTGTCACCCCGGGCATCCGCTTTGCCGATGATGCGGCGCACGACCAGGTGCGCGTCGTCACCCCGGGGCTCGCCCGCGAGCTCGGCGCCGACTACATCGTCGTCGGCCGCAGCATCACCCGCGCCGCCGATCCGCTTGAAGCGTACAACCGCTTGCAACACGAATGGAACGGAGGAGAGAGAGAATGA